From Amycolatopsis sp. cg9, one genomic window encodes:
- the mimD gene encoding propane 2-monooxygenase effector subunit MimD: MTIFKTAESPFKADNTASNMCGFTLMNNQVGAIIAEVMATKENVTVTPLPSMIRVDAKGRTDLVYAEVDEAAGEEEGWFNAAEFEESMSTHYGRMIHEDDRTIMFANPEDAAEYLDFDLKVIK, from the coding sequence GTGACCATCTTCAAGACGGCGGAAAGCCCGTTCAAGGCCGACAACACCGCGTCGAACATGTGCGGCTTCACCCTGATGAACAACCAGGTCGGCGCGATCATCGCGGAAGTCATGGCCACCAAGGAGAACGTGACCGTGACACCGCTGCCCTCGATGATCCGCGTCGACGCCAAGGGCCGGACGGACCTGGTCTACGCCGAGGTCGACGAGGCCGCCGGCGAGGAAGAAGGCTGGTTCAACGCGGCGGAGTTCGAGGAGAGCATGTCCACCCACTACGGGCGGATGATCCACGAAGACGACCGCACGATCATGTTCGCCAACCCCGAGGACGCGGCCGAGTACCTCGACTTCGACCTCAAGGTCATCAAGTAG